The Punica granatum isolate Tunisia-2019 chromosome 4, ASM765513v2, whole genome shotgun sequence genome has a window encoding:
- the LOC116203561 gene encoding protein RRP6-like 3 isoform X1, with amino-acid sequence MESRLKLRALLMAASLAALSLFLASQYRRRRRQKLRSGSCYLRTDSKPQQSFKRVLADNSYAPFKHLKRKDSDDEISSNVHPYEAEIMALLNNPRLEFKNRPDDMDLTMKDAYVWVETVPQLEELADILAKERVFAVDTEQHSLRSYLGFTALMQISTQEEDYLIDTIALHDSMGILRSVFSNPSICKVFHGADNDVLWLQRDFHIYVVNLFDTAKACDVLLKPQRSLAYLLETYCGVATNKLLQREDWRQRPLPEEMVLYARTDAHYLLYIAHCMVAEIRERDDENNASEESFGRDDKLHFVLEACRRSNAICLQLYTKDIEASPGEAAASSLISRHLNGQGSASSDALDTQFQDVIRRLCAWRELMARVHDESLRFVLSDPAILALAEKVPSTLSEIFDTMTQADLNAESLSASFPSPSPVVCSHMDHLGHLFLKKIGDLNDLFPVILQTCLGQNGSCPLTVCNYPLLVNSTMKLTNRVLSRQNGSKSAKQVTRKASRQLFVQKFSCKSPVYHNCRIYANDGRLLCYSDRRKLEWYLRRDLAKVVDDDPPAIMLLFEPKGRPEDEDNDFYIQSKKNICVGCGEGNHYLRYRIIPSCYRMHFPEHLKSHRSHDIVLLCVDCHEVAHAAAEKYKRQVAAEFGVPLFVRNIADSKDVRDPSETSELTVNFEQAGVSPLELRTAAMALIRHGHKMPPKRREELTQVVMRFYGGREITNEDLERALLVGMSSHERKRLEKKRGLSLKRNKAEVIPGAEQKKDDNDTGVLSIAADQLEVGRLDCEKEGAESSFISDEGCGNSLLHCDSVAEEEAPISIENDKNIESNRSEAFNCEDVHAVDIYDDEESRTVQNEVVGIHDSVNGGAPQPKHNPKLSLLGHGPHGKQVVDHILQEYGEDGIREFCQRWRQVFVEAVQPRFLPAGWDIKHSGRRDFGEFSVYNPAKKASSDAART; translated from the exons ATGGAGAGCAGGCTGAAGCTCAGGGCTCTGCTCATGGCCGCCTCTCTCGCGGCGCTTTCGCTCTTCCTCGCTTCGCAGTACCGGAGACGCCGGAGGCAGAAGCTCCGTTCCGGTTCGTGCTACTTGCGGACGGACTCGAAGCCGCAGCAATCCTTCAAACGCGTCTTGGCGGACAATTCTTATGCTCCTTTCAAGCATCTGAAGCGCAAGGACTCCGATGACG AGATTTCTTCGAATGTGCATCCATACGAGGCGGAGATCATGGCTCTTCTGAATAATCCTCGACTGGAATTCAAAAATCGTCCGGATGATATGGATTTGACAATGAAGGATGCCTATGTTTGGGTTGAGACCGTGCCGCAGCTAGAGGAACTTGCTGACATTTTGGCCAAGGAAAGAGTGTTTGCAGTCGACACTGAGCAGCACAGCCTACGTTCCTATTTAGGTTTTACAGCTCTTATGCAG ATATCTACTCAGGAGGAAGACTACTTGATAGACACTATTGCACTGCATGATTCTATGGGGATTCTTCGTTCAGTTTTCAGCAATCCTAGTATCTGCAAG GTGTTCCATGGGGCTGATAATGATGTTCTCTGGCTCCAAAGAGACTTCCACATATATGTGGTGAACCTATTTGACACTGCAAAG GCCTGCGATGTGCTGCTGAAACCGCAGAGATCACTTGCATATTTACTCGAAACTTACTGTGGTGTAGCAACAAATAAATTGCTTCAG CGGGAAGACTGGAGGCAGCGGCCCTTGCCAGAAGAGATGGTGCTGTATGCTCGGACAGATGCACACTATCTGTTGTATATTGCGCACTGCATGGTTGCTGAAATTAGAGAAAGGGATGATG AAAATAATGCATCAGAAGAATCATTTGGTCGCGATGACAAATTGCATTTTGTTCTTGAGGCTTGTCGACGTTCAAATGCAATCTGCTTGCAACTCTATACCAAGGATATTGAAGCTTCACCTGGAGAGGCTGCAGCATCATCATTAATTTCTCGGCATTTAAATGGTCAAGGAAGTGCTTCATCAGATGCCTTGGACACTCAG TTTCAGGATGTCATCAGAAGATTGTGTGCTTGGAGAGAGTTGATG GCTCGTGTTCATGATGAAAGCTTAAGATTTGTGTTATCAGATCCAGCAATTCTAGCTCTTGCGGAGAAAGTACCATCAACTCTGAGTGAGATATTTGACACTATGACTCAGGCTGATCTAAATGCAGAGTCCTTGAGTGCTTCGTTCCCATCACCATCACCTGTTGTTTGCAGTCACATGGACCACTTAGGTCATCTATTTCTGAAGAAGATTGGAGACCTCAATGATCTTTTTCCAGTAATTCTTCAGACGTGCCTCGGTCAAAATGGAAGTTGTCCATTGACCGTCTGTAATTATCCTCTTTTGGTTAATTCTACAATGAAATTAACAAACAGGGTGCTCTCCAGACAAAATGGAAGTAAAAGTGCAAAACAAGTTACTCGGAAGGCTTCTCGACAGCTTTTTGTACAAAAGTTCTCTTGCAAATCACCAGTATATCATAATTGTAGAATCTACGCAAACGATGGGCGATTACTCTGTTACTCCGATCGTAGAAAGCTTGAATG GTACCTTCGTCGAGATCTAGCAAAAGTTGTAGATGATGATCCACCTGCAATTATGCTTCTTTTTGAACCCAAAGGCCGCCCAGAAGATGAGGACAATGACTTCTACATCCAGagtaagaaaaatatttgtgTTGGATGTGGAGAAGGTAACCATTACCTACGGTATAGGATTATACCCTCATGCTACAGGATGCATTTCCCGGAGCATCTAAAAAGTCACCGTTCTCATGATATCGTCCTTCTTTGTGTGGACTGCCACGAAGTTGCTCATGCTGCTGCTGAGAAGTACAAAAGGCAAGTTGCTGCAGAGTTTGGTGTTCCGCTTTTTGTTCGTAATATTGCCGATTCAAAAGATGTCAGAGATCCATCAGAAACATCAGAGTTGACAGTAAACTTTGAGCAAGCTGGAGTATCTCCTTTAGAACTTCGCACTGCTGCAATGGCCCTCATTCGTCATGGACATAAGATGCCACCCAAACGGCGTGAAGAGCTGACACAG GTTGTCATGAGATTCTATGGAGGAAGGGAGATAACCAACGAAGATCTGGAAAGAGCTTTGTTAGTTGGGATGAGTTCTCATGAGAGGAAACGGCTTGAAAAGAAGAGGGGGTTGTctttgaaaagaaataaagcaGAAGTTATTCCTGGTGCAGAGCAGAAAAAAGATGATAATGATACTGGGGTATTATCTATTGCTGCAGATCAATTAGAAGTTGGTCGTCTTGATTGTGAAAAGGAAGGTGCAGAGTCTTCATTTATAAGTGACGAGGGTTGTGGCAATTCTTTGTTACATTGTGATTCAGTGGCGGAAGAGGAAGCTCCCATCTCCATCGAGAATGATAAGAATATAGAATCAAATAGGAGTGAAGCTTTTAATTGTGAAGATGTCCATGCAGTAGATATTTATGATGATGAGGAGAGTAGAACTGTTCAGAATGAAGTGGTTGGGATTCATGATTCTGTGAATGGTGGAGCTCCTCAGCCTAAGCACAATCCGAAACTCTCACTTCTGGGACACGGGCCCCATGGGAAACAAGTGGTGGATCATATACTTCAGGAGTATGGGGAGGATGGTATTCGTGAATTCTGTCAAAGATGGAGGCAAGTATTTGTTGAGGCTGTTCAGCCTCGTTTCTTGCCTGCTGGCTGGGATATTAAGCACAG TGGTAGAAGGGATTTCGGTGAGTTTAGCGTGTATAATCCTGCAAAGAAGGCATCATCTGATGCTGCAAGGACCTGA
- the LOC116203561 gene encoding protein RRP6-like 3 isoform X4, with protein MGILRSVFSNPSICKVFHGADNDVLWLQRDFHIYVVNLFDTAKACDVLLKPQRSLAYLLETYCGVATNKLLQREDWRQRPLPEEMVLYARTDAHYLLYIAHCMVAEIRERDDENNASEESFGRDDKLHFVLEACRRSNAICLQLYTKDIEASPGEAAASSLISRHLNGQGSASSDALDTQFQDVIRRLCAWRELMARVHDESLRFVLSDPAILALAEKVPSTLSEIFDTMTQADLNAESLSASFPSPSPVVCSHMDHLGHLFLKKIGDLNDLFPVILQTCLGQNGSCPLTVCNYPLLVNSTMKLTNRVLSRQNGSKSAKQVTRKASRQLFVQKFSCKSPVYHNCRIYANDGRLLCYSDRRKLEWYLRRDLAKVVDDDPPAIMLLFEPKGRPEDEDNDFYIQSKKNICVGCGEGNHYLRYRIIPSCYRMHFPEHLKSHRSHDIVLLCVDCHEVAHAAAEKYKRQVAAEFGVPLFVRNIADSKDVRDPSETSELTVNFEQAGVSPLELRTAAMALIRHGHKMPPKRREELTQVVMRFYGGREITNEDLERALLVGMSSHERKRLEKKRGLSLKRNKAEVIPGAEQKKDDNDTGVLSIAADQLEVGRLDCEKEGAESSFISDEGCGNSLLHCDSVAEEEAPISIENDKNIESNRSEAFNCEDVHAVDIYDDEESRTVQNEVVGIHDSVNGGAPQPKHNPKLSLLGHGPHGKQVVDHILQEYGEDGIREFCQRWRQVFVEAVQPRFLPAGWDIKHSGRRDFGEFSVYNPAKKASSDAART; from the exons ATGGGGATTCTTCGTTCAGTTTTCAGCAATCCTAGTATCTGCAAG GTGTTCCATGGGGCTGATAATGATGTTCTCTGGCTCCAAAGAGACTTCCACATATATGTGGTGAACCTATTTGACACTGCAAAG GCCTGCGATGTGCTGCTGAAACCGCAGAGATCACTTGCATATTTACTCGAAACTTACTGTGGTGTAGCAACAAATAAATTGCTTCAG CGGGAAGACTGGAGGCAGCGGCCCTTGCCAGAAGAGATGGTGCTGTATGCTCGGACAGATGCACACTATCTGTTGTATATTGCGCACTGCATGGTTGCTGAAATTAGAGAAAGGGATGATG AAAATAATGCATCAGAAGAATCATTTGGTCGCGATGACAAATTGCATTTTGTTCTTGAGGCTTGTCGACGTTCAAATGCAATCTGCTTGCAACTCTATACCAAGGATATTGAAGCTTCACCTGGAGAGGCTGCAGCATCATCATTAATTTCTCGGCATTTAAATGGTCAAGGAAGTGCTTCATCAGATGCCTTGGACACTCAG TTTCAGGATGTCATCAGAAGATTGTGTGCTTGGAGAGAGTTGATG GCTCGTGTTCATGATGAAAGCTTAAGATTTGTGTTATCAGATCCAGCAATTCTAGCTCTTGCGGAGAAAGTACCATCAACTCTGAGTGAGATATTTGACACTATGACTCAGGCTGATCTAAATGCAGAGTCCTTGAGTGCTTCGTTCCCATCACCATCACCTGTTGTTTGCAGTCACATGGACCACTTAGGTCATCTATTTCTGAAGAAGATTGGAGACCTCAATGATCTTTTTCCAGTAATTCTTCAGACGTGCCTCGGTCAAAATGGAAGTTGTCCATTGACCGTCTGTAATTATCCTCTTTTGGTTAATTCTACAATGAAATTAACAAACAGGGTGCTCTCCAGACAAAATGGAAGTAAAAGTGCAAAACAAGTTACTCGGAAGGCTTCTCGACAGCTTTTTGTACAAAAGTTCTCTTGCAAATCACCAGTATATCATAATTGTAGAATCTACGCAAACGATGGGCGATTACTCTGTTACTCCGATCGTAGAAAGCTTGAATG GTACCTTCGTCGAGATCTAGCAAAAGTTGTAGATGATGATCCACCTGCAATTATGCTTCTTTTTGAACCCAAAGGCCGCCCAGAAGATGAGGACAATGACTTCTACATCCAGagtaagaaaaatatttgtgTTGGATGTGGAGAAGGTAACCATTACCTACGGTATAGGATTATACCCTCATGCTACAGGATGCATTTCCCGGAGCATCTAAAAAGTCACCGTTCTCATGATATCGTCCTTCTTTGTGTGGACTGCCACGAAGTTGCTCATGCTGCTGCTGAGAAGTACAAAAGGCAAGTTGCTGCAGAGTTTGGTGTTCCGCTTTTTGTTCGTAATATTGCCGATTCAAAAGATGTCAGAGATCCATCAGAAACATCAGAGTTGACAGTAAACTTTGAGCAAGCTGGAGTATCTCCTTTAGAACTTCGCACTGCTGCAATGGCCCTCATTCGTCATGGACATAAGATGCCACCCAAACGGCGTGAAGAGCTGACACAG GTTGTCATGAGATTCTATGGAGGAAGGGAGATAACCAACGAAGATCTGGAAAGAGCTTTGTTAGTTGGGATGAGTTCTCATGAGAGGAAACGGCTTGAAAAGAAGAGGGGGTTGTctttgaaaagaaataaagcaGAAGTTATTCCTGGTGCAGAGCAGAAAAAAGATGATAATGATACTGGGGTATTATCTATTGCTGCAGATCAATTAGAAGTTGGTCGTCTTGATTGTGAAAAGGAAGGTGCAGAGTCTTCATTTATAAGTGACGAGGGTTGTGGCAATTCTTTGTTACATTGTGATTCAGTGGCGGAAGAGGAAGCTCCCATCTCCATCGAGAATGATAAGAATATAGAATCAAATAGGAGTGAAGCTTTTAATTGTGAAGATGTCCATGCAGTAGATATTTATGATGATGAGGAGAGTAGAACTGTTCAGAATGAAGTGGTTGGGATTCATGATTCTGTGAATGGTGGAGCTCCTCAGCCTAAGCACAATCCGAAACTCTCACTTCTGGGACACGGGCCCCATGGGAAACAAGTGGTGGATCATATACTTCAGGAGTATGGGGAGGATGGTATTCGTGAATTCTGTCAAAGATGGAGGCAAGTATTTGTTGAGGCTGTTCAGCCTCGTTTCTTGCCTGCTGGCTGGGATATTAAGCACAG TGGTAGAAGGGATTTCGGTGAGTTTAGCGTGTATAATCCTGCAAAGAAGGCATCATCTGATGCTGCAAGGACCTGA
- the LOC116203561 gene encoding protein RRP6-like 3 isoform X2, giving the protein MESRLKLRALLMAASLAALSLFLASQYRRRRRQKLRSGSCYLRTDSKPQQSFKRVLADNSYAPFKHLKRKDSDDEISSNVHPYEAEIMALLNNPRLEFKNRPDDMDLTMKDAYVWVETVPQLEELADILAKERVFAVDTEQHSLRSYLGFTALMQISTQEEDYLIDTIALHDSMGILRSVFSNPSICKVFHGADNDVLWLQRDFHIYVVNLFDTAKACDVLLKPQRSLAYLLETYCGVATNKLLQREDWRQRPLPEEMVLYARTDAHYLLYIAHCMVAEIRERDDEESFGRDDKLHFVLEACRRSNAICLQLYTKDIEASPGEAAASSLISRHLNGQGSASSDALDTQFQDVIRRLCAWRELMARVHDESLRFVLSDPAILALAEKVPSTLSEIFDTMTQADLNAESLSASFPSPSPVVCSHMDHLGHLFLKKIGDLNDLFPVILQTCLGQNGSCPLTVCNYPLLVNSTMKLTNRVLSRQNGSKSAKQVTRKASRQLFVQKFSCKSPVYHNCRIYANDGRLLCYSDRRKLEWYLRRDLAKVVDDDPPAIMLLFEPKGRPEDEDNDFYIQSKKNICVGCGEGNHYLRYRIIPSCYRMHFPEHLKSHRSHDIVLLCVDCHEVAHAAAEKYKRQVAAEFGVPLFVRNIADSKDVRDPSETSELTVNFEQAGVSPLELRTAAMALIRHGHKMPPKRREELTQVVMRFYGGREITNEDLERALLVGMSSHERKRLEKKRGLSLKRNKAEVIPGAEQKKDDNDTGVLSIAADQLEVGRLDCEKEGAESSFISDEGCGNSLLHCDSVAEEEAPISIENDKNIESNRSEAFNCEDVHAVDIYDDEESRTVQNEVVGIHDSVNGGAPQPKHNPKLSLLGHGPHGKQVVDHILQEYGEDGIREFCQRWRQVFVEAVQPRFLPAGWDIKHSGRRDFGEFSVYNPAKKASSDAART; this is encoded by the exons ATGGAGAGCAGGCTGAAGCTCAGGGCTCTGCTCATGGCCGCCTCTCTCGCGGCGCTTTCGCTCTTCCTCGCTTCGCAGTACCGGAGACGCCGGAGGCAGAAGCTCCGTTCCGGTTCGTGCTACTTGCGGACGGACTCGAAGCCGCAGCAATCCTTCAAACGCGTCTTGGCGGACAATTCTTATGCTCCTTTCAAGCATCTGAAGCGCAAGGACTCCGATGACG AGATTTCTTCGAATGTGCATCCATACGAGGCGGAGATCATGGCTCTTCTGAATAATCCTCGACTGGAATTCAAAAATCGTCCGGATGATATGGATTTGACAATGAAGGATGCCTATGTTTGGGTTGAGACCGTGCCGCAGCTAGAGGAACTTGCTGACATTTTGGCCAAGGAAAGAGTGTTTGCAGTCGACACTGAGCAGCACAGCCTACGTTCCTATTTAGGTTTTACAGCTCTTATGCAG ATATCTACTCAGGAGGAAGACTACTTGATAGACACTATTGCACTGCATGATTCTATGGGGATTCTTCGTTCAGTTTTCAGCAATCCTAGTATCTGCAAG GTGTTCCATGGGGCTGATAATGATGTTCTCTGGCTCCAAAGAGACTTCCACATATATGTGGTGAACCTATTTGACACTGCAAAG GCCTGCGATGTGCTGCTGAAACCGCAGAGATCACTTGCATATTTACTCGAAACTTACTGTGGTGTAGCAACAAATAAATTGCTTCAG CGGGAAGACTGGAGGCAGCGGCCCTTGCCAGAAGAGATGGTGCTGTATGCTCGGACAGATGCACACTATCTGTTGTATATTGCGCACTGCATGGTTGCTGAAATTAGAGAAAGGGATGATG AAGAATCATTTGGTCGCGATGACAAATTGCATTTTGTTCTTGAGGCTTGTCGACGTTCAAATGCAATCTGCTTGCAACTCTATACCAAGGATATTGAAGCTTCACCTGGAGAGGCTGCAGCATCATCATTAATTTCTCGGCATTTAAATGGTCAAGGAAGTGCTTCATCAGATGCCTTGGACACTCAG TTTCAGGATGTCATCAGAAGATTGTGTGCTTGGAGAGAGTTGATG GCTCGTGTTCATGATGAAAGCTTAAGATTTGTGTTATCAGATCCAGCAATTCTAGCTCTTGCGGAGAAAGTACCATCAACTCTGAGTGAGATATTTGACACTATGACTCAGGCTGATCTAAATGCAGAGTCCTTGAGTGCTTCGTTCCCATCACCATCACCTGTTGTTTGCAGTCACATGGACCACTTAGGTCATCTATTTCTGAAGAAGATTGGAGACCTCAATGATCTTTTTCCAGTAATTCTTCAGACGTGCCTCGGTCAAAATGGAAGTTGTCCATTGACCGTCTGTAATTATCCTCTTTTGGTTAATTCTACAATGAAATTAACAAACAGGGTGCTCTCCAGACAAAATGGAAGTAAAAGTGCAAAACAAGTTACTCGGAAGGCTTCTCGACAGCTTTTTGTACAAAAGTTCTCTTGCAAATCACCAGTATATCATAATTGTAGAATCTACGCAAACGATGGGCGATTACTCTGTTACTCCGATCGTAGAAAGCTTGAATG GTACCTTCGTCGAGATCTAGCAAAAGTTGTAGATGATGATCCACCTGCAATTATGCTTCTTTTTGAACCCAAAGGCCGCCCAGAAGATGAGGACAATGACTTCTACATCCAGagtaagaaaaatatttgtgTTGGATGTGGAGAAGGTAACCATTACCTACGGTATAGGATTATACCCTCATGCTACAGGATGCATTTCCCGGAGCATCTAAAAAGTCACCGTTCTCATGATATCGTCCTTCTTTGTGTGGACTGCCACGAAGTTGCTCATGCTGCTGCTGAGAAGTACAAAAGGCAAGTTGCTGCAGAGTTTGGTGTTCCGCTTTTTGTTCGTAATATTGCCGATTCAAAAGATGTCAGAGATCCATCAGAAACATCAGAGTTGACAGTAAACTTTGAGCAAGCTGGAGTATCTCCTTTAGAACTTCGCACTGCTGCAATGGCCCTCATTCGTCATGGACATAAGATGCCACCCAAACGGCGTGAAGAGCTGACACAG GTTGTCATGAGATTCTATGGAGGAAGGGAGATAACCAACGAAGATCTGGAAAGAGCTTTGTTAGTTGGGATGAGTTCTCATGAGAGGAAACGGCTTGAAAAGAAGAGGGGGTTGTctttgaaaagaaataaagcaGAAGTTATTCCTGGTGCAGAGCAGAAAAAAGATGATAATGATACTGGGGTATTATCTATTGCTGCAGATCAATTAGAAGTTGGTCGTCTTGATTGTGAAAAGGAAGGTGCAGAGTCTTCATTTATAAGTGACGAGGGTTGTGGCAATTCTTTGTTACATTGTGATTCAGTGGCGGAAGAGGAAGCTCCCATCTCCATCGAGAATGATAAGAATATAGAATCAAATAGGAGTGAAGCTTTTAATTGTGAAGATGTCCATGCAGTAGATATTTATGATGATGAGGAGAGTAGAACTGTTCAGAATGAAGTGGTTGGGATTCATGATTCTGTGAATGGTGGAGCTCCTCAGCCTAAGCACAATCCGAAACTCTCACTTCTGGGACACGGGCCCCATGGGAAACAAGTGGTGGATCATATACTTCAGGAGTATGGGGAGGATGGTATTCGTGAATTCTGTCAAAGATGGAGGCAAGTATTTGTTGAGGCTGTTCAGCCTCGTTTCTTGCCTGCTGGCTGGGATATTAAGCACAG TGGTAGAAGGGATTTCGGTGAGTTTAGCGTGTATAATCCTGCAAAGAAGGCATCATCTGATGCTGCAAGGACCTGA
- the LOC116203561 gene encoding protein RRP6-like 3 isoform X3: MALLNNPRLEFKNRPDDMDLTMKDAYVWVETVPQLEELADILAKERVFAVDTEQHSLRSYLGFTALMQISTQEEDYLIDTIALHDSMGILRSVFSNPSICKVFHGADNDVLWLQRDFHIYVVNLFDTAKACDVLLKPQRSLAYLLETYCGVATNKLLQREDWRQRPLPEEMVLYARTDAHYLLYIAHCMVAEIRERDDENNASEESFGRDDKLHFVLEACRRSNAICLQLYTKDIEASPGEAAASSLISRHLNGQGSASSDALDTQFQDVIRRLCAWRELMARVHDESLRFVLSDPAILALAEKVPSTLSEIFDTMTQADLNAESLSASFPSPSPVVCSHMDHLGHLFLKKIGDLNDLFPVILQTCLGQNGSCPLTVCNYPLLVNSTMKLTNRVLSRQNGSKSAKQVTRKASRQLFVQKFSCKSPVYHNCRIYANDGRLLCYSDRRKLEWYLRRDLAKVVDDDPPAIMLLFEPKGRPEDEDNDFYIQSKKNICVGCGEGNHYLRYRIIPSCYRMHFPEHLKSHRSHDIVLLCVDCHEVAHAAAEKYKRQVAAEFGVPLFVRNIADSKDVRDPSETSELTVNFEQAGVSPLELRTAAMALIRHGHKMPPKRREELTQVVMRFYGGREITNEDLERALLVGMSSHERKRLEKKRGLSLKRNKAEVIPGAEQKKDDNDTGVLSIAADQLEVGRLDCEKEGAESSFISDEGCGNSLLHCDSVAEEEAPISIENDKNIESNRSEAFNCEDVHAVDIYDDEESRTVQNEVVGIHDSVNGGAPQPKHNPKLSLLGHGPHGKQVVDHILQEYGEDGIREFCQRWRQVFVEAVQPRFLPAGWDIKHSGRRDFGEFSVYNPAKKASSDAART; the protein is encoded by the exons ATGGCTCTTCTGAATAATCCTCGACTGGAATTCAAAAATCGTCCGGATGATATGGATTTGACAATGAAGGATGCCTATGTTTGGGTTGAGACCGTGCCGCAGCTAGAGGAACTTGCTGACATTTTGGCCAAGGAAAGAGTGTTTGCAGTCGACACTGAGCAGCACAGCCTACGTTCCTATTTAGGTTTTACAGCTCTTATGCAG ATATCTACTCAGGAGGAAGACTACTTGATAGACACTATTGCACTGCATGATTCTATGGGGATTCTTCGTTCAGTTTTCAGCAATCCTAGTATCTGCAAG GTGTTCCATGGGGCTGATAATGATGTTCTCTGGCTCCAAAGAGACTTCCACATATATGTGGTGAACCTATTTGACACTGCAAAG GCCTGCGATGTGCTGCTGAAACCGCAGAGATCACTTGCATATTTACTCGAAACTTACTGTGGTGTAGCAACAAATAAATTGCTTCAG CGGGAAGACTGGAGGCAGCGGCCCTTGCCAGAAGAGATGGTGCTGTATGCTCGGACAGATGCACACTATCTGTTGTATATTGCGCACTGCATGGTTGCTGAAATTAGAGAAAGGGATGATG AAAATAATGCATCAGAAGAATCATTTGGTCGCGATGACAAATTGCATTTTGTTCTTGAGGCTTGTCGACGTTCAAATGCAATCTGCTTGCAACTCTATACCAAGGATATTGAAGCTTCACCTGGAGAGGCTGCAGCATCATCATTAATTTCTCGGCATTTAAATGGTCAAGGAAGTGCTTCATCAGATGCCTTGGACACTCAG TTTCAGGATGTCATCAGAAGATTGTGTGCTTGGAGAGAGTTGATG GCTCGTGTTCATGATGAAAGCTTAAGATTTGTGTTATCAGATCCAGCAATTCTAGCTCTTGCGGAGAAAGTACCATCAACTCTGAGTGAGATATTTGACACTATGACTCAGGCTGATCTAAATGCAGAGTCCTTGAGTGCTTCGTTCCCATCACCATCACCTGTTGTTTGCAGTCACATGGACCACTTAGGTCATCTATTTCTGAAGAAGATTGGAGACCTCAATGATCTTTTTCCAGTAATTCTTCAGACGTGCCTCGGTCAAAATGGAAGTTGTCCATTGACCGTCTGTAATTATCCTCTTTTGGTTAATTCTACAATGAAATTAACAAACAGGGTGCTCTCCAGACAAAATGGAAGTAAAAGTGCAAAACAAGTTACTCGGAAGGCTTCTCGACAGCTTTTTGTACAAAAGTTCTCTTGCAAATCACCAGTATATCATAATTGTAGAATCTACGCAAACGATGGGCGATTACTCTGTTACTCCGATCGTAGAAAGCTTGAATG GTACCTTCGTCGAGATCTAGCAAAAGTTGTAGATGATGATCCACCTGCAATTATGCTTCTTTTTGAACCCAAAGGCCGCCCAGAAGATGAGGACAATGACTTCTACATCCAGagtaagaaaaatatttgtgTTGGATGTGGAGAAGGTAACCATTACCTACGGTATAGGATTATACCCTCATGCTACAGGATGCATTTCCCGGAGCATCTAAAAAGTCACCGTTCTCATGATATCGTCCTTCTTTGTGTGGACTGCCACGAAGTTGCTCATGCTGCTGCTGAGAAGTACAAAAGGCAAGTTGCTGCAGAGTTTGGTGTTCCGCTTTTTGTTCGTAATATTGCCGATTCAAAAGATGTCAGAGATCCATCAGAAACATCAGAGTTGACAGTAAACTTTGAGCAAGCTGGAGTATCTCCTTTAGAACTTCGCACTGCTGCAATGGCCCTCATTCGTCATGGACATAAGATGCCACCCAAACGGCGTGAAGAGCTGACACAG GTTGTCATGAGATTCTATGGAGGAAGGGAGATAACCAACGAAGATCTGGAAAGAGCTTTGTTAGTTGGGATGAGTTCTCATGAGAGGAAACGGCTTGAAAAGAAGAGGGGGTTGTctttgaaaagaaataaagcaGAAGTTATTCCTGGTGCAGAGCAGAAAAAAGATGATAATGATACTGGGGTATTATCTATTGCTGCAGATCAATTAGAAGTTGGTCGTCTTGATTGTGAAAAGGAAGGTGCAGAGTCTTCATTTATAAGTGACGAGGGTTGTGGCAATTCTTTGTTACATTGTGATTCAGTGGCGGAAGAGGAAGCTCCCATCTCCATCGAGAATGATAAGAATATAGAATCAAATAGGAGTGAAGCTTTTAATTGTGAAGATGTCCATGCAGTAGATATTTATGATGATGAGGAGAGTAGAACTGTTCAGAATGAAGTGGTTGGGATTCATGATTCTGTGAATGGTGGAGCTCCTCAGCCTAAGCACAATCCGAAACTCTCACTTCTGGGACACGGGCCCCATGGGAAACAAGTGGTGGATCATATACTTCAGGAGTATGGGGAGGATGGTATTCGTGAATTCTGTCAAAGATGGAGGCAAGTATTTGTTGAGGCTGTTCAGCCTCGTTTCTTGCCTGCTGGCTGGGATATTAAGCACAG TGGTAGAAGGGATTTCGGTGAGTTTAGCGTGTATAATCCTGCAAAGAAGGCATCATCTGATGCTGCAAGGACCTGA